TTACCCAGCTGGACCGGTTGCACTATCCATCATTTGGTGTGtgtgtcacacacacacagagagagagagagagagagtgagagtgttGAGAAAGTGAGTTTcatgtttcattaatgttcttagtggtaatgataaaaagaatattcACAAAGAATGTTGAGAAAATTCTCTATTGTAAAGCAAAGATATTTACTTAATCTTAGGATAAGGGATATGAAAACCTAGTTTAGCTTGTCATAATAcatgcatttccttttcattcgTTCTCAATTCCCATTGGCTATGATGTGCTCTCCACTATTTACTTTTCACTTCAGGTACATGGAAGAACTTATTACCGTCATATGCAATCGAATTTCAAGCATGCTAAACTCAGTTACATTCAGAATAACACCCCCCTCGTTTGGTGTAAAGGATGTGATAAGAATGTTGGAGAAAGATGGAGACAATGTTTGCATGGTTGGAATCTGTGGACAAAGTGGAATGGGGAAGACGACAATTGCAAAAGCCATATATGACCAGCTTTCTCATGACTTTGTTGACAGTGCCTTCATCCCTTATGTTCGGGCCTTCGAGGAAAGGAAATGGCAGTTTCTAGGACAAAGGGTGCTCATAGTctttgatgatgttgatggaCTTGACAACTTTCAAAGTCGCGAAACAATCGATCGAGATTTGTTTGGTAAAGGAAGCAAGATAATTGTCCTTGCAAAAGACCAAAAAGACCTCATCAGTTTTGGAGGGAAGGAGGACAACATTTATTTTGCCCATGAGCTAAACAACATGCAATCACTTCGGTTCCTTAGTTACTATGCATTTAAAGGTAAGCAACCAACAGCTGAGATTGTTGAATTAGCAAGGAAGGTGACAGAATTTGTGGGAGGACTGCCATTAGGTCTTGCGGTACTTGGCTCACTCCTTTCGAGTATGAGAACCAAAGAAGAATGGAAAAGCATGTTGGAAAAATTATCAAGTGCTCCGAATGAAGGTATAGATAAGGTACTTAAAGTAAGCATGGATGCTCTACATCCTAATCAACTACAAATATTTTTTGACATAATATGTCGTCTAATTGGGTGTGAAAAGGAGTATGCAACTTATGTGTGGGAGGATTGTGGGTATTCTCCAACTGATGCAATAAAAGTTCTTCAGCAAAGGGCTCTTATAAGCATCGATGAGATAGGCAGGTTCAGAATGAATGACGAAATTCGAGATATGTGCAGATCGATGGTTGAAAGTGGTGAACTCAAATTTTGGATCGAGAATGGTTTACTGGTGGCCTTTCCTGATTGGGAGGTACGTATGAAATTGTTCCTGACAAAttctatttcacattttcaaagtATTTGGGACCCTAATCTGCATGAGATTACCGATTACCTTAGGCCTGGTCAAGGCCAAAAAGGTGGGTCTGGTAAGTCAAACATTTCTTATTTTGCAGTTGAAATTACGCGGCTTACTGCTGTCTCCTTCGCTTAATCCCTCTGTTGCCTCATAATTAATTGACCAATTCTGCCTAcgccttattttattttagtatcAACTTCTACTTTTTTGCATGTATTAGTCTTTGAGTTAAATTTATTGAATGAACTTTTAATAAAATGCATAGTACCTTAAGAAAATATACAAGTGAATGAACTGTAGAAGTGCATAGACGTACTTTTGgttcttagaaaaaaaaaaagaaaaagaaacctcaTTTGTGAAGCATGTGAAAATAGTGAGTAATTAGAAACtatacacaaacaaacaaatttcttaaaatatatttgtaagTTGATGAGTTTCCTGTAGGTCTAATAAATTTGGAAGAACAGATTTCTTAAATAAATTTGTTGGTTGATGAATTTGTTAACTCtgataattttgaaataattattTTAGACCTTCATAATTGATCGACAGTAATGCTTTCGCTCACTTTATGTACAGGACTGGTGGATCGAAGGTCTTCATTCCGACTTTAGTTTGCATTCAAGGACTATACCGATTGAAGCAATGGGTGATCTAAGGGTGCTCCATCTTAGAAATTGCACTGTCAATCACAAAAGCCTACAGCCTTTGAAGACTCTTAGATGGCTACGGATGGAAAGGTGTGATGTGGATAGCTGGATATTCGAAGACGGAGGCATCCTTGAGAAACTTTTGTCCTCCAACTGCACGAATGTGACATGATAAGTCTGGGTAAGGAAGACGTGACCAGTGCAGGCAATAAGCATCAAGAGGTAAGAGTAGGGTTGTACAACCACTCGACCAAACTCAATAAAAGTCCTTcaatctagtttttttttttttttttttttttgtaattttcaaaagtaaaacCAAGGAAAGTGGTCAAGTCCAATAAAGAGTTGGTAAACGTGAGCTTAAGCAAGTCGAGCTAGAATTGAGAGTCTATTGACTCAAGGTCAAGCTAACCTTGTACAGGTTGACTCGAGGTGGGCAAGATATCAGTCGAGCAAAGTCAAGCTGACCGAGTTCGAGCACAACCCAACTCATGTACAAGAGGtcaacacatatatatatatatatatatatatatatatatatatatatatatctctaaaTTAGTGCTTATTTGCATTCCATTTCTCTGACTGtagcaaaaaaattttattcTGTAGGTCTTCAAGAAACTGAAGGTCCTAGAGATCATATGTTGTAGTGATGTTTATATGGCATCTCAGGATTTCTCACTCATGCCGAACCTAGTGAAGCTGGTGATTGATTTTCCATGGACTTTTGATCAAATTCCCATGTCAGTTTGGAGGTTTGGGAAGCTCGAATACCTGAGAATTACAGGGGCAATGGAAAAACTATCCAGTAGTATCAGTAACTTGAGTTCCCTTCAAACCCTTGACCTTGGAGGATCCTATCAGCTTTATGAATTGCCAAAAGATTTAGGGGATTTGGCAGCCCTAAGAAAACTCATCCTTTGCGACTGTGCATTGTTTGAGATTCCTAGTTCTGTGGTGCAACTAAACCATCTAAGGACCCTTAACGTCAGTGGCTGTTGGAGTCTTCTCTGTCTGCCACAACTTCCGTCATCTTTGATCATTCTTGATGCCTCTGAGTGTACCGATTTGAGACAGGTTGCAGATATTTCAAGCCTAAAAGATCTAAGGACTTTGAATCTTGACAGATGTGATGAACTTGAAGGTGTACCTGGCCTACAAAATTTAAAATCCCTAACATTTTTAAAGCTGCCATTTCATATTAGTCAGAGCGAGAACCTCTAGAGTAGAATCTTACTGGGGGCAGTTGCTTAGTTGCTGGCTGgttcattttaaattgtttcATTTTCAAAGACTTCCTAAGAGAAAGACTACTTTTTCCGTCACTTCTGTTTTCAGGCTTGAAATTTGGGTGGATTAATATGACGTTGCTTGGCTCCATGAACAACCCTCATTTCTGCCACAAATTCCACAATATTCTATGAATTAAGTTTGCCACtatttcaaagaagaaaatgaattagaTGTTAGATTTATGTCCGAGACTGGTTCATCCTTCTTTATCTTGTTCCATTTAGATGGATTTGATGGTCTATTTTCTGGATAATAAT
This window of the Nymphaea colorata isolate Beijing-Zhang1983 chromosome 2, ASM883128v2, whole genome shotgun sequence genome carries:
- the LOC116246687 gene encoding TMV resistance protein N-like; its protein translation is MHRRSIANLSKLEELNLQGCRRLQSLPPLPSSLKTLILQGCKLLKAVHGFQHLESMELLDMDGCEKINFTLMSSLFKGKTFRHLEELSASASKTLTEDENFSFIVPLDSPSNPLLLQQLHCYGDGSKSGSLPNIYIKVCVKDMEDNLVIYETIFSGYRDVDNDISGQCSWCYTVSSSEYDDINICPELYRPCSICVSTVDNFPLIRVDILLRSARRWTRNYSEVIPVGENITNSRRISAEQNQPLPSMLSAEYFTFEFDVLFRYVEEDIPTKFINNLYKALQQHGICIFKGEDAESKGEEYLLNCIERSAICIPIFSKRFPQSKWHLKSVAKMVEFRKFIIPVYFQVRPLDIRDQKEEFGTYFSRHKNEDRREIVEDWRKALEVVVRRCHHQFIYKTSRYMEELITVICNRISSMLNSVTFRITPPSFGVKDVIRMLEKDGDNVCMVGICGQSGMGKTTIAKAIYDQLSHDFVDSAFIPYVRAFEERKWQFLGQRVLIVFDDVDGLDNFQSRETIDRDLFGKGSKIIVLAKDQKDLISFGGKEDNIYFAHELNNMQSLRFLSYYAFKGKQPTAEIVELARKVTEFVGGLPLGLAVLGSLLSSMRTKEEWKSMLEKLSSAPNEGIDKVLKVSMDALHPNQLQIFFDIICRLIGCEKEYATYVWEDCGYSPTDAIKVLQQRALISIDEIGRFRMNDEIRDMCRSMVESGELKFWIENGLLVAFPDWEVFKKLKVLEIICCSDVYMASQDFSLMPNLVKLVIDFPWTFDQIPMSVWRFGKLEYLRITGAMEKLSSSISNLSSLQTLDLGGSYQLYELPKDLGDLAALRKLILCDCALFEIPSSVVQLNHLRTLNVSGCWSLLCLPQLPSSLIILDASECTDLRQVADISSLKDLRTLNLDRCDELEGVPGLQNLKSLTFLKLPFHISQSENL